In Candidatus Aegiribacteria sp., the sequence ATGTAATACTGGTCTTTGTTTTTGTCCTTGTCGTAGTGATCCTGGTTTTCAACAGACATGGTTTCATCTCTCTGACGAAGCTCCGGAATGATATTGAGAATATCTCTCTTTCAATTGACAGCCTGCAGCAGCAGGTGGATATGATGAATACGGAAATCGAGCAGCTTTTATCTGACTCCGCTTATATGGAAAAGATGGTCAGAGAAATACTCGGCTGGGGACGAGAAGGGGAGCATATTGTAAGGTTTATCAGACCGGACTCGTCCGGAGTAACCTTCTGAAACAGACGCGCTTTGCCTGCAGGATCTCCTCCGTCGGGAGGAGAGGTGTGCTGATCATTGATGAACAGGGAAATGAGATAAGCGCTATATCCGCCGGTCGGGTTTACCATGGAATGAAACCTGTACCGGGGGATAATGCGTATGCCGTACGTGTTGATGATCAGGTGCTTGTTGAGGAAATTCTTCCGAGAAGCGGTATTCTTCAGCGCCCTTCCCCTCTCGGAAGATCCACTCAGATCATAGCCGCAAATGTTGACAGGGTTCTTGTCATGGTTTCACTCAAGAATCCTCGATTCAGCGCAGGATTCGTTAATAGAGCTCTGGTATCCACCGAATGGAGAAAGCTTCCGGCAACAATTGTACTGAATAAGATGGATCTTTGCACTGGTGATGCTGACAGGAGCCTGAAAGAGAAGATTCTGACAGTATACGGTCAGGGCGGTGCGGGTTATCCTGTTTTCCCCCTGAGCTGTGAAACAGGATCGGGTGCCGATCTGCTGCTTCAGCACATCAAAGGGGCAACGGTTGTTATGACAGGACCGAGCGGTTCGGGAAAGACTTCACTTGCAAAATGTTACAATCCCTCTCTGGACCTCAGAATCGGCGGACTCAATCCAAAGACC encodes:
- a CDS encoding septum formation initiator family protein — its product is MKKTGRNRRLFYVILVFVFVLVVVILVFNRHGFISLTKLRNDIENISLSIDSLQQQVDMMNTEIEQLLSDSAYMEKMVREILGWGREGEHIVRFIRPDSSGVTF
- the rsgA gene encoding ribosome small subunit-dependent GTPase A codes for the protein MLIIDEQGNEISAISAGRVYHGMKPVPGDNAYAVRVDDQVLVEEILPRSGILQRPSPLGRSTQIIAANVDRVLVMVSLKNPRFSAGFVNRALVSTEWRKLPATIVLNKMDLCTGDADRSLKEKILTVYGQGGAGYPVFPLSCETGSGADLLLQHIKGATVVMTGPSGSGKTSLAKCYNPSLDLRIGGLNPKTSKGKHTTVSARLVLLEEKTTLIDTPGLRMFSIENIPGNELQFCFPEFLPFIGKCRFRDCIHMSEPGCAVKAAFENGTINVDRYNAYRKFIEEASSEK